One window of the Zea mays cultivar B73 chromosome 3, Zm-B73-REFERENCE-NAM-5.0, whole genome shotgun sequence genome contains the following:
- the LOC109943277 gene encoding uncharacterized protein produces the protein MNRYILSLSDDKQLVPGLISLIEQGTDVLRVKALLFVALLCKNSRRWLPHFFCNAKLISAVDRLGKEKEGFIHHCTEAFVQLVASLVPGILDTVSSDIQQVMIGKRHGPVTALAGRAHPKSTIHLFPVILHLLGSASFKHRVVTGHVLLQLANLIKILEAPFQVLFKNLTVDIKDVKPTSLLKDHLREVEGNPDFSNKDVTASQTPVVAEVPSGTIPSLTHMEQQPEINITSRAMSLPNILNQYAAPVRLPTNSTVEDDKVALMMPEQVPSLTQVSPAQTQSTSPSPFSVNQLMAAIPCEEIRFKINPKLGSLGPQLQYSKIMDLALDKANREIIHRQGSSSLTSATWSW, from the exons ATGAACCGGTATATTCTTTCATTATCAGATGACAAACAGTTGGTCCCCGGGCTCATTTCTCTAATAGAACAGGGAACTGATGTTCTGCGTGTGAAGGCCCTTTTGTTTGTTGCTCTGCTTTGCAAGAATAGTCGAAGGTGGCTTCCTCATTTCTTTTGCAATGCAAAATTAATATCAGCTGTTGATAGACTGGGAAAGGAGAAGGAGGGTTTTATTCATCATTGTACAGAAGCATTTGTGCAGTTGGTTGCTTCCTTGGTCCCTGGTATTCTTGACACTGTCTCCAGCGATATACAGCAGGTTATGATTGGCAAACGCCATGGACCTGTTACTGCTTTAGCTGGGCGAGCTCATCCAAAGAGCACAATTCATCTGTTCCCTGTTATTCTTCATCTTCTGGGAAGTGCATCCTTCAAGCATAGAGTTGTGACAGGCCATGTATTGCTTCAGTTGGCAAATCTTATTAAGATTTTGGAGGCACCATTTCAG GTGCTATTTAAGAACCTTACTGTTGACATAAAGGATGTGAAACCAACGTCCCTGCTCAAAGATCATCTGCGTGAAGTCGAGGGAAATCCAGATTTTTCAAATAAAGATGTTACTGCATCTCAAACCCCTGTGGTTGCAGAAGTCCCTTCAGGGACCATCCCTTCACTAACTCATATGGAACAACAACCTGAGATCAATATCACATCCCGAGCTATGAGCCTTCCAAATATACTTAATCAG TATGCTGCTCCTGTCCGTCTACCTACAAACAGCACGGTAGAAGATGACAAAGTTGCTCTGATGATGCCTGAGCAAGTGCCCTCGTTGACCCAGGTTTCGCCAGCACAAACACAATCAACATCACCATCTCCATTTTCTGTTAACCAG CTTATGGCGGCTATTCCATGTGAAGAGATACGTTTCAAAATAAATCCAAAGCTCGGCTCCCTTGGTCCACAACTGCAATATAGCAA AATTATGGATTTGGCTTTGGATAAGGCTAATAGGGAGATAATACATAGGCAAGGATCATCAAGTTTGACGTCGGCAACGTGGTCATGGTGA